The genome window CATTACGTTTACGATAAGGCAATAAGCTGATAGACTGGAGGCACTGTCATGTCATGTACATTACTTAGTCTATTTTCTTGATCAATGAAATTAGGAATCTcggtttttgataatttatgtttattggCCACCGAAATTGCTGCGTAAGCCTTAAATCCGAAAAAGTTCAACCTTGATGCCGAAGAACCAACTTCAATTTTGCCGTCTGGAAACTTCGTTATGTCCATCAAGATTTGTATTTTGAATGACAATAGTAACTATCTCGTACTTTGTCGTCGTGTAACGATTTGAGTCTTGATTTTCCCGAGACGTTTCTGACTGATTTTCCgtgcataaaaaaaatgtatttttcatttcaaagatattgtaaaatttcttttccttacaaTAGAGAATAAAAGGGTTCCGATTAAGATCTAATATTTTGGATTGCTTATTAAAGTTTAAGTAGTATTTGAATATAAAGTCGTGATTTCTGATTAGCCTTAATTTTGTGCTATTAGTCTCTAATAGTTTCTATGCTAAAGAATTTGTCGTAGATGGGAAGGAGAATTTTCAACCGTTCTGATTGAAATCACTTGTATAATTAATTGATCGGTTGGGGGGTAAAGCCATGCTGAATCCCTTTGTTTTCGCTTGCCCTGAATAAAGTCTTTAAAGGTATCTTaactgtaaaaattatttttggctGTAGATAGGACTTGCCTTTGTTTTATTGCATGAACCGAATTAAATTGTTACTTCTTTCTTCAGCCAAGTAAACTTACAAAAAGAGATACAAAATACAAGTATTGCTGGGGTATGAAATAAGACAAAGCTCTCAAACTTGTCTGGCCCCTCTCCCCCACTTTGGTGGGGCAAGccccttcataaaaaaaatttaataatcatTCATAATTAAGTAAATTTAATGGTGGTTTATCGGTGAAAGTTACTAAGCTAATGGTTGATAAGGGGGTGGGTAATTTGTGAGCCACCTTTATGCTACTAGTCATCCGGCACAATCATGAATAGACCCCATTATTAGGAGAAATACAGGTTATCTAGGCTAGGTCTTAGCTGTGGTGAGAGACAGCAAAAGTGTTCTTGATTGATAAAAGTTCTTGATAGGTTTGTCTTAAATTGACAACCGTGGAATTCCACGGTAGCCTGCCGGAGGAGTGGCTAAAAATTAAATGtggttttcttaaatatttgagGGAACTACGGTCAAGGAGATTTTCCATTAGGAATTCTAAACTACTGACCTTTTTAATCTTAGCACTAGCAGGCTTTGAAGTTTTACAGTTAGGGTCATCACCGGTGTTTAACCTTTGCAGCCTACTTATGCCTGGATCTTCAGGGATAAGCAAATCCGATTGGTTTTACATAAAGTTCAGGAAGAAGTGAGCGTCTCTGAAATTCATGGTTCTCCTTTCCCATTGGTCCAAAGATCTTGCTTCGTAAGTTTTAAACcgatcggggggggggggaatctgtCATTATTTTTACTGAAGTTTTGGTGAGGGTGTGTTATATTGGAGGAGTACAAGCACACTAAGTGCCACTAATCATACAAACTGAGAGTCATTTTATTATTCtggatgaaaaataatttatttacatatatttctGCTAAAAAAGTAGATGGCAGTGCTGAAGAGACTAAGACCCTTTTTTGGTCTTCCAATGATTTAAATTGTAATATCACCCATAATTCTACTTCAAACCATAAACTAAGaagtactttttattttatagtattgttgaaataaaaagacaGAAGTGATAAGAAAAAAGCTAGGCAATTGGATttcatataaataaaagtatactgctactaacaactcaccgcagcaccaaaccgcctgaagCTAATACAGCTATGCACGCTGCTCCTCCATCCGAaggcctccctttttacaccctcccatgaatttaacatttcctttaaatctttctttatgacatccttccaacccaaccacggacgacctgctttccgtttagtcctTGACGGTTGGCTGAGAAGGacagtctttggcaatctgtgTTCCTGTATTATCAGAACGTGCCCTGGTCATAGAGCCTTCAATAGTAGAAGACttgaatgaaatataaaaaagccgTGTGACTTATACCCCTAtactgtatttatttattatgaatTTTTAATCTGATTGATGtacttggttatttttttatgaGATTTAGAAACCAAATTTGGGCAAGCATAACTAAGAGTAAGCCAAGTTGATCGGATCCCCTCCCCTCTCCTCTGTTTTTGGGTGTAAAATTTAGTTCGCTTCTTATCCACAGTGCTACAGTAACAGTTGAACACATAACCAAaggatttatttgtttttttccattaatttaCAGAAGAGCAAAAATGAGATTTCGatgctttctttttcttaaattttttaaggttttgagaCAGGTCTGACAACTATGGCGTATAGTTGAATAAGTGGCTTCAACTTGACATTGAAAATAAAGTTGCGTTGCCTAATTTTTTAGataatattattgaaatttgttttttctcgtcCTAATCATTATCAGTTAgtcctattttttattattcaaattctCTCCATTATTATGCTCAGTGGATTGAGTTTTTGGGGGGATTTATTTGATCACCCTTTGTTTGAGGCACGATGACACGTATACTGTAATCTAATTAATTATATTGCTTTAATTTATTCCTacttctttttgcttttaaaagGTTTTCATTGATGAAGCTGACACTGCTGACAAATTTGAAAGCGAAAAAAATAGAGGCATAGAAAGGACCTTAGAGGCTGTCACCACTTCTCAGATGACTCGAAAGACTGGAATCAAACGTGGTCCTCTACCAAAAGACTTCGTTTATAAAAAGAGTTCTTTCACCGTTGATAGAAAGTACGGAGGACTTGAAACCGATGACGCTAAGAAATTTCACCGTTGCGATAtaggtattattattattatttattgaaatccCGTCTTCACACAAAAAGGAAATGAGCACTATATAACTTGCtttgatcggatctcaatgaaatttgatatttagaaggatatcgtgtctcaaagctcttattttaaatctcaacaggatctggtgacattgggggagtttttcttttttttggggggggggggaacctaaaatcatggaaaacgcttagattggagggatcaggataaaacttggtggtaaaaataagaagaagtcttagataagtgattgacataattggaaccgatacgctctatttgggggggggggtctgaaaaattagaaaaaatgacgtatttttaacttacgaaggagtaatcggatcttcatgaaacttcatatttagaaggacctcttaatTCAGATCTCTCagtttaaatctcaaccggatccagcatcattggggggggtagttgggggaccggaaatcttagaaaatacttaaagcggagagatcaggatgaaactggatgggaagaataaaaccctatctaagatacgtgactgagataaccggaccggatctgctctctttggtggagctgggggggggggtaattcggaaaaataaggtatttgtaacttacgaacgggtgacccgatcttaatgaaatttgatatttagaaggatcttctgctttaaagctctaattttaaattccgaccagatcttgtgacattggggggagttggagggggaaactggaattcttggagaaagtggaaattggggtatttttattttaggaataggtgatcggatcttaatgaaacttgatatatatagaaggatcttatgtctcagatgctccctTTTCGACTCAAATTgtatccggggacatagggggctggaggagggaaacaggaatcttggaaaacgttttgagtggagagatcagaatgaaacttgatgggaagaaaaagcacaagttctagacacgtgattaacataattggaacggatccgttctctttggaggagctggggggtgttaatttggaaaaattagaaaaattgaggtatttttaacttaagaacgggttaccggatcttaatgaaatttgatatttagaaggaatcaatgtctcagagctcttatttcaaatcccgatcagatctgttgacattagggggagctggagggggaaatctttgGAAAACACGTGGATATGTACTACGGCAAGTGTGGTTACCGCTCCGCTAACAAGTTTTGTTTAATAGTGCTTGTTTTACACTTTTTATTGCACTCAATCAcccatttatattattttattcatacaAAAGGGAGTATATAAGAGGGAAGTTTTGTGGGGAATTTTGATGTTCCATTTTACATCATcatttattgataaattttgattggcATTGAGCATTCGGAAATGGTCAAAAACAGATCACAAATTGAAGCAATTTATTTGATGaacaaacaaagaaagggatgtAAAAATCGGTGAGTTGAAGAAACGAGTTAAAAAGTGATGTTTGTCAAATTGAGTGTTTGGCggtaaatattttacaaaacagCTGTTGTAACAAACAATAGCAAATAATGCAGAAACTTGAAAGCAGTATCAAGTCTTACCCAGCTACTTTCTCAGTGGCATAgctcaagattttttttatttcggggATGGGttgggggcaagaggggtccactCCGGAGAGTCTAGGGGCTTGGGATATATAATAACTTTCTTTCTCCAAGTTATTGGTGATCAACTGCCCTCCCCCCCAAATGACACCACTCAATTTTAGCAAGGGCCAGTCAAACTCTCTTCTTGGACTCAGTTACCAAATTGGTGTGTTGAATAATATCGTGACATTAATAcggtattgattttttttctggtatacgCTCCCTACTCGTGGCGCAAGTAACTTGTAGTTCTTATTAGAACCATGTTATAAGTAATAAAGAAGTTACAGGTTTTCGCTTTGTTTTCTCAACAGTAACTTGTTACGCCACACTTATGCCTCACACACAGCAAATAGGAATAACTTTTGCAGTGGACCATAATAGGTTTAGCTGATTAGCAGTAAAAAAGACATTGTGGGAGGTGTGTATTTATTATTGCAGAAAGCGATATATCTAATGACAGCCATGGCCTgctttttaacatctttactgctcccaccatctttactaataatactaccaagataagtgaagctgaccacctgatcaatcttttggttacccAACGTCGCCTTTTCATCTTCAGTTACTGACTTTGTCTTAGTGACTGAgccttcttaacatttattttcagacCTATTCTAGCaacctgaactcgcaaaaccttaaaaagctcattcattttcttTACTGTTTAATCTAGGATGCTCAAATCATTAGCAtgatctaagtccaggagagtttttcctcctcatttgattccgtgATCTCTCATTGCCTTTCCCATGCTCTTTTAGACACaattcatcaaaatgatccatattaagggggatagaacacaaccctgcttaacgtAACagtttccttattcatcatgaatcCTATTTcttgtctatgtaccccatccttcctgcctgagtaaacaaattctatatcgcctaatttcatgcttcctacccctatgatatgagtttttgaaactgctaataagtccagtttgaatcgtctgaattcgttggtcaaaatgtcgatacgacaCACTTTTAATACGATACGACAtatgttattttttaacatcgtaacattccaagttccaattttcatgtacgcgtatctgtgatctttcttctggaaaaagaaatacgaaattccatattttttcagataggagcttaaaacctcttcaacgtggttctctgatacgctgagtctgtttgtatgattttcattaaggttatatgacttttagggggtatttctcccttttttcgaaaataagtcaaattttcttaggctcataagttttgatgggtaggactaaacttgatatgACATATATGTTTAATtcaagcataaaaatccaattcttttgatgcatctattaatattaaaattctgttttttaaagtatCGCTTATgattgagccaggtcactccttacttacagttcgttaccacgaactgaatcattatttggaaatttttagtCGAATTGTTCGTCTTACAGACAAATCCTTTCTGGAAAATATTGAGTCCAAAAAACTATTCCTACATATTCGTGCTTAATatccaaaattaatattaagtaatcataaaaaatttgattttcttttagttcTGTGCAGCCAAAtttcacacacacacaaaatggATGGAAAAACTGTAGGTGATAGAAACTCTATTATTGTATTATATTCAAGTCACCTTTTCCAGTTTTTGAGGGTCAACAGagaataaattattttccttCAAAGTATCTTTATTGAAACGAGTAAATTTAGTGATGCTAAAAATTGGATGAACCAGTAGCTAAAAgctctttattttaaacatttaatcTGTTTCTTaatcattttcatattttgtcaGACGTTTTCGAAACATCAACGCACATAAACTTGttcaataaataagaaaaattcagTCACCTAtaagcaaataaaatttttaattttagctaAGAATTGAATCAAAGACTATACAAAACTGATTGGAGGGGACGCAGGATAAGATGATCGTTTATCATGGATTTGATAGGAATTATGgaccacctttttttttatttatttatttgtcactTTGCTGTGTTTGCCGCTGGACAACAAAAAATGGTCTAAAACCATTTAAACTGCTGCTCataaatattcttttgttttctgttcCTCATAGTTAATGATTTTCTTATCAATAACAAAAGAccaataacaaaagaattacCGTCAAACGTGGTTTTGAGATATTCAACAAAGTAACTAACTCTTGCAAAGTTGGATCCTACAATGAATAAATGTGCATATTTTGTATTAAAAGACTAAACAAGACTTCGAAAGGTAGCAAGGACTAAGCCTCTTGTACCAAGTCATCTTGAAGTGTTGCAGTAACTGCACCACACTCGAAGTTAGTAACTGCTAGTAACAATTAGTAACTGTACTAAATGTGCTACTATTCTACAGTCGAAGGATTTAGTCTCAGTGCCAAGGGTTGAGTAATCAGTCATCATCAGGcttgaaatattaaatatttgctATTAAATATGTGTAGCAActgtaagaaataaaaatagaccTGATAATTGTCCCTAGCTGTAAGCTACAGGAAGTATCCAAATATTCCGACGGTCCTAATCTAGAAATTTGGACGTTCTGATGAATATGGGAAAGGAAACTAGCGAGTATGCGTACAACAAATAGACGATTACCCATATTCTTAGCTTCTTCTGCTGCTACACGAAGGTTGAGACTAACAAATGCCTTGATCATGGCCCTGAACAATTCCCTAACACATgcgttttcattttcaaatgttCAAGAATGCTGTCATGCATTATAACCAAAAATGCACGCTGCTATTTGTGTATAATCTACCTTTACTTCTATGTTACCAAGTAAAACTTCCAACAGAGAACGACTTCCAACTTCCAGAAGAAAAACTTCCAACGTTGACAAAAACCAATATCTGAGATAAAAAgctctgtgataaaaaaaacgctcGGTATTTCGTTTAAGTGGTATCTTTTCACATAACTAAATCTAAGAGCATTAAGGGCTTTTGATTTACTTGGAGCTTAACTAATTTCTAGAATAGAAATCTTCCGAACTATGTCATTAAATGGTAAAGCTGATAGTCACGGTTAAACTCAGcagttaagtaaaaaaaaaccggaTCAATATCACTAGTTTACCCCGGCTTACGGTCATCGTTTCTCATTTCGGCTatggttctttttttaatcaaaagtcGGAGCCTTATTGCGACATTTCTGTACATCTGATTCATTCAGCTTGCTTATTATTTAACATCATTGTTTCATGAACATcgtattttgtaataataacTAAGATTATTTTAACATCTTGCTGCATTACACGGGATATaccttcttcttattttcttagAGTAGATAGCGGATTCTCACTAAAATTGGGTATTTAGTACCCGGGCCGATGTTCTTTGGGATCTATAATTAGGGTAGCAGTTTACTAAATTCAGAACCTTGAAGTATCTAAACCTGGGATAGCAGCTTACTAGATATGGTACCCTGAGGAAACTCACTAAATAGGAAATAAgttaagatttgttttttcggcTCTTAGGAGTGAGGTGAAaagatttttctgtatttttcttgGTTAGGACAACCATGGACACTTTGTAACTGGCATACATGTTTTATTCTTATGGCGTTACATTTCTTGCTTTTAGGGGGAGATAGGTTAGAATTATTACATAAAcgaataattttgttattttcgtCAATCTATATTATTAACATGAAATCTACTAATTTAAATTGTCCTAGCAAAACGACTTTTACGTAGTGATCCCGCAGGGGCTCGTCAGATGCATTATCATgctatttatataattttattgacTTTCGGAGCGTCAATATTAACAGTTAGCTTGTCTTCTTTTAGATACCTTTATATTTCTTGGGTACCAAAATTAGCTAGTTTCTGCCCCACTTTAGATCCATAGAGGCTAGGCGAAGGTACTGAAGCACCAACTCTAGTTTCACTACAGATAACGCggtttacatatatatataatagatgGCTCTTTTgtggaaatgaaataaaagaagtaGCCTGGGATTGTTATTCTAAAGAATCTTAACTTATACTCGCATTCACTCAAAGAATATAGCTTTTTCTCAGGGTCAAATGCAATAGATATCCGTAGTTTTAACCATAAGGTTTTTTAGCTTAGTTGTATTttcagaaaactgaaaaaaaggaaacgtcAAAACAGCCATTTTAAATACTTAGCTGTGAAGACGAAAATAAAAGCTTGACAATTACGACATTCTTGTCTACTGTACGTGGGAAAATGTGTAGGAGTCCATTTCAAATGCAGGGGGATGAGCTAgttaaaa of Artemia franciscana chromosome 3, ASM3288406v1, whole genome shotgun sequence contains these proteins:
- the LOC136025393 gene encoding integrator complex subunit 6-like isoform X1, producing MDSKFNPFMVARENILDSIMRQQKVHFCPPPGVLRTFSGDSSCNLPINKMGNYQEYLKKLPPPLREIEPRTKQYYSFANPFKTKVFIDEADTADKFESEKNRGIERTLEAVTTSQMTRKTGIKRGPLPKDFVYKKSSFTVDRKYGGLETDDAKKFHRCDIVLCSQISHTHKMDGKTVGDRNSIIVLYSSHLFQFLRVNRE